The Amphiura filiformis chromosome 12, Afil_fr2py, whole genome shotgun sequence genome includes a region encoding these proteins:
- the LOC140166088 gene encoding Rieske domain-containing protein-like: MASSDTVLIGSASEIRSLQRKTCDVNGRKITVFHYEGKFYALDFHCYHSGGPLDAGDIEDINGVACIICPWHKYKISLQTGEGYYQAIDPKHLRKPPSWKSK; this comes from the exons ATGGCAAGTTCTGATACGGTGCTGATTGGAAGTGCTAGTGAAATCCGATCACTGCAAAGGAAAACATGTGATGTGAATGGTAGAAAAATTACAGTGTTTCACTATGAAGGGAAGTTCT atgCTTTGGATTTCCATTGTTACC ATTCTGGAGGACCTCTAGATGCTGGAGATATTGAG GATATCAATGGTGTGGCATGTATTATTTGCCCATGGCACAAATATAAAATCAGTTTACAAACAGGGGAAGGCTACTATCAAGCTATTG aTCCCAAACATTTAAGAAAGCCGCCATCTTGGAAGTCTAAGTga
- the LOC140166084 gene encoding uncharacterized protein, with translation MTTPCMFGADWYRSKETADTEDINTGSSQWDLEESDLVLGKPIGSGSFADVFEASLKTKKGPSQKVAAKRLYSQMCTADSMKEVKEDHQKELDFQCKLKHKNIITFIGVILTKTTMIFVSELAAKGSLFDFLRRPNHHPLSEKRLLRWMLQAACSIQYLHRKNVVHRDIKSLNYLVADDNTLKLCDFGIAKSITRTVDTIQKGSFPWMAPEVFIEQKVSHKSDIYSYGVVIWELKTGKIPFGKMDGAAIMWAVGNGKRPPIPGDCTQPIRNLLRQCWEGDRRNRPHIDSIVSDVKGMLNLLRLETSVCLG, from the exons ATGACTACTCCGTGTATGTTTGGAGCGGATTGGTATCGATCTAAAGAAACTGCAG ATACGGAAGACATCAACACTGGATCGTCGCAGTGGGACCTAGAAGAAAGCGATTTGGTCCTCGGCAAGCCAATCGGATCCGGTTCGTTTGCTGATGTTTTCGAAGCTTCTCTTAAAACAAAGAAGGGACCTAGCCAAAAGGTAGCAGCAAAAAGATTGTACAGTCAAATGTGTACCGCTGATAGCATGAAGGAAGTTAAGGAAGACCACCAAAAAGAACTGGATTTTCAGTGTAAACTTAAACACAAGAACATAATCACATTTATCGGTGTGATCCTAACAAAAACAACTATGATATTTGTCAGTGAACTCGCAGCCAAAGGTTCTCTTTTTGACTTTTTAAGACGTCCGAACCACCATCCCTTGTCAGAAAAACGTCTCCTCCGCTGGATGTTGCAAGCAGCTTGTTCAATCCAATACCTCCACAGAAAAAATGTAGTACATCGGGATATCAAAAGCCTTAACTACCTAGTTGCCGACGATAACACCTTGAAGCTATGTGACTTTGGTATCGCTAAAAGTATTACTCGCACCGTGGACACCATTCAGAAAGGTTCTTTTCCATGGATGGCACCGGAGGTATTCATCGAGCAGAAAGTGTCACACAAATCAGACATTTATTCGTACGGAGTTGTTATCTGGGAACTAAAAACGGGGAAGATTCCGTTCGGCAAAATGGATGGCGCCGCAATTATGTGGGCTGTTGGAAATGGCAAACGGCCACCAATTCCAGGAGATTGTACACAGCCTATTCGTAACTTGCTCCGCCAATGCTGGGAAGGTGACAGGAGAAATAGGCCTCATATTGATAGTATCGTGTCGGACGTTAAGGGGATGCTTAATTTGCTGCGACTTGAGACCAGTGTGTGCTTAGGTTAA